The Stieleria maiorica genome includes the window ACGCACTCAACGCGTGTGCGATGCGACCGTCCGGCGCGCGTGAAGGATGTCGGATCACCAGCAAAACACTCCAAAGTTTTGGCAACAAGAGTAACGCCATCGAGACCGCGAACAGGAGCAGGGCGGTCTCGCCTGCGGAATTTGAAGCGGTTGTCGCATCGGATGCACTGTGTCGCTCGACGGCGGCACCGACCACGCACAGAACGGTGAACGCGATCCAAAGCGGCGCGGTGGCGAACGCGAGCACGCCATTGGCAAAGTGGAATCGGCTGAGCGCACGAAAGTTCTCGGCAGCCACCAACTTGGTGTGCTGAAGGTTGCCTTGGCACCAGCGTTGGTCGCGGATGGCATAGTCGGCCAGCGTCGTCGGGCATTCTTCGTAACTGCCGCCCAGATCCGTCGCCAGCTGAACCTTGAATCCGGCACGCAGCATCAATGCCGCTTCGACGAAGTCATGGCTCAGAATCTCACCGCCCAGCGGGGCCTTGCCGGGCAAGACCGGAAGATCGCAGTGATCGAGGAATGCCTGCACGCGAATGATCGCATTGTGTCCCCAGTAATTCCCTTCATCACCGGCCCACAAGGAAAACCCCTGAACATAGATCGGCCCGTAGGCTTGCGCGGCGAACTGTTGTAGCCGGGCGAACAACGAGTTTCTGCCGACCGGGGTGGGGGGGACCTGCAGGATGCCGATTTTGGAATCTTGCGAGATCCGCCGCACCATTTCGATCATCGTCGACGCGGACATCAAACTGTCGGCATCCAGAACAATCATGAACAGGTATTCTTGTCCCCAACGCTCACAAAAATCTGCGATGTTGCCTGCCTTGCGGGCAACATTGCGCGGACGACGTCGGTAAAAAACCTTGCTGGTCTCCCCCAGTTCTTCGCTCAAACGCGCCCAGGCAACTTCTTCCTGCAACCAGGTTTCCGGGTCGGTGGTATCGCTGAGCACATAAAAGTCGAATGTGGAAGCTGCGCCGTGATCGGCCAGATCTTGGATCATCGCCTGGATCCCCGCGAAGACACGCTCCGGCGACTCGTTGTAGACAGGCACAAGAACCGCCGTCCGCGCTGTTGTCATAGCCTCACGTTGATGAATCGCCTCCCCACCCCGGTTACGCGCCAGCGCAAGGCTCGCAGCTCCCACGGTTGCCAGGCAAAACGAAAACGTGATCCAAGCGAACAACAACGCGAACAGCGGAACGGTCAACATCTCGGCGATCTGAACACCCGGGCCGCCCGCAATGACAACGTAGTAGTGGCTCGTCGCGATTACGGTGGCAACCAATGTCACCATGATCACCACAGCGCGAAAAAGACGTGTACGGTCCATCACTCATTCGTCCGTGAGAGAGGGGCGGACGGATGATCCAACGCGTGCGATGCCACTTTGCGTGAATCGCTGCGTGGCCAAGCCGGACCAAAATCTCGGCCGGAGCCAACAAACAGCGCGGACCTCCTCCGCCTCGGCCATCGCCGCGGGTGTCTCCACCGGCACCACGCTCGGTAGCACGCCGGTCGCGATGGCATCCATCCTCTCGGCGGCCAACCGCAGCGCACTGCGTTTGAATTCGCTTGCGGTGACCTTGTCGCAATTGCCGAGTGTACGTTCGACCTGCGCGACGACACGCTCCGCTTCTTGGTCGATGACTTCCTCCTTCACCATGCGGCTTTCACGCAGGTAGCGTTCAACCAAACGCAACGTCGGTCCGCGATGCTCCATCCGCACTGCAGGCGTGTTCACCGCAGATGGACGTGTGGATACAAACGATGAAACCGAGAGATCAGGCGTCCAGACGGGCGCCGTGGTATTGTCGAATGACATGGACTTGCTTTTTGAGTTGAGAGAAGGGGCTACACCGCACTCGATCCATAAACGACCAAGTGAAAGCGGAGAGCTTCGGTTGATAAGACGGTTCAAACGCTGTACCGATTCTCTTGGGCAATTCCAGAATTCCGTCGGTCGGATGGAATCAGGAGTTGCTACCAAGGTCCCCGAATGGGATTAGCGTGAATCGAAGCACCGTTGGAAGATAAGAACGGGGCAGACTTGAATTCACGCCGCAGCACAGCGTTCGGCTCCCGCGTGAGCCATTTCATGAAACTTACATACGCGGTGGAATCAATTGATGTCAACGGCAAGAAAATCGAGCAGCCGTTGCGCGATTTCCGATCAATGTGAAGTGTCGCGTCGAAGGCGCGTCGAAGCATTCATCGATTGAGAACCTTTGGGTACCGTTTGATCACGTAGCCGACGGGTGACGTTGGGATGATCGCAATTGAATTATGGGCTCGAGTTTCTGATGGAACCGAGTCTTTGATGGCACGGAAACTGCAACTGCGCGTGGAAACTGCAACTGCGCGTGGAAACTGCAACTGCGCGTGGCGTCGCCAGTGTACGCACCACACCTTTTTGCAACGACCGCATTTCTAGTCTGCTGATGGACGTTCCTTCGCTGCGACGCTGGCTCGTGTTTCAGTTCTTCTCTGGTTTTCTTAATTCATGCGTAGGGGTATTCCGGTGGATCTTTCGCAATGTTCCTCATTCGGTCTAGCCGTCGTGGTGATGTTCGGCGGCTTCGCGTGCCGATGCTCCGCACGTGATCCGCTTTCGACGATCCGTTGTTTCAGTGACCTTCAACAACTCGCTCGCCAGCGATCAACTCAATCGGCCCCGCCGCGAGCCACGTTGCCCGCGGCGCTGGCCGAT containing:
- the mdoH gene encoding glucans biosynthesis glucosyltransferase MdoH, which gives rise to MDRTRLFRAVVIMVTLVATVIATSHYYVVIAGGPGVQIAEMLTVPLFALLFAWITFSFCLATVGAASLALARNRGGEAIHQREAMTTARTAVLVPVYNESPERVFAGIQAMIQDLADHGAASTFDFYVLSDTTDPETWLQEEVAWARLSEELGETSKVFYRRRPRNVARKAGNIADFCERWGQEYLFMIVLDADSLMSASTMIEMVRRISQDSKIGILQVPPTPVGRNSLFARLQQFAAQAYGPIYVQGFSLWAGDEGNYWGHNAIIRVQAFLDHCDLPVLPGKAPLGGEILSHDFVEAALMLRAGFKVQLATDLGGSYEECPTTLADYAIRDQRWCQGNLQHTKLVAAENFRALSRFHFANGVLAFATAPLWIAFTVLCVVGAAVERHSASDATTASNSAGETALLLFAVSMALLLLPKLWSVLLVIRHPSRAPDGRIAHALSALIETVASVLLSPIMACFHSWFILAALAGVNVRWSTQQRNEHVLTWREAARQFAGFTLLGITCLALIAWAMPSLLPWFLPMISGLLLSIPIAKLASSVTLGQSLRACGLLLIAEEQSPPQVIRYHEGALRCSESFRYPIDRRPLFEQFLLDPALNVLHGRIQDASSAIIAMNPADACTARSLLMSHGAHAIPPSLHRAILQDSRFFQQLHLEAWVR